The following coding sequences lie in one Quadrisphaera setariae genomic window:
- a CDS encoding AzlC family ABC transporter permease: MRSSHRTVGIADRISDRVREVDRTLLRDVLLVCAADGVVGLSFGAVAVASGTPLWVPVLLSVVVFAGASQFVFVALVTGGSSPLVAALTGVVLNARMVPLGMGVADIVPRTGWRRLVAAHLLTDESAAFTLPRRDPAERRAAFWLTGVLLFVLWNAGVLVGAALGGTVLASVDPGTLGLDAAFPAVLLALLVPALRTRADRRTALTGAVVAVAAVPLLPAGLPAVAAVLGVLAGRARSPRGGAR, from the coding sequence GTGCGTTCGTCACACCGAACAGTCGGTATCGCAGACCGGATATCTGACCGCGTCCGAGAGGTCGACAGGACGCTCCTGCGCGACGTCCTGCTGGTCTGCGCCGCTGACGGCGTCGTCGGCCTCTCCTTCGGCGCGGTGGCCGTCGCCTCGGGCACCCCGCTGTGGGTGCCCGTGCTCCTCTCGGTGGTCGTCTTCGCCGGCGCCAGCCAGTTCGTCTTCGTCGCTCTGGTCACCGGCGGCTCGTCTCCGCTGGTCGCCGCCCTCACCGGGGTCGTGCTGAACGCGCGGATGGTGCCGCTCGGGATGGGCGTGGCCGACATCGTCCCCCGCACCGGGTGGCGGCGCCTCGTGGCCGCGCACCTGCTCACCGACGAGTCGGCCGCCTTCACCCTCCCGCGCCGCGACCCCGCCGAGCGGCGTGCGGCGTTCTGGCTGACCGGGGTGCTGCTGTTCGTCCTGTGGAACGCCGGGGTGCTGGTCGGTGCGGCGCTCGGCGGCACCGTGCTGGCCTCCGTCGACCCCGGCACCCTCGGGCTCGACGCGGCGTTCCCCGCCGTCCTGCTGGCGCTGCTCGTGCCCGCGCTGCGCACCCGGGCCGACCGGCGGACGGCGCTGACCGGCGCCGTCGTCGCCGTCGCTGCCGTCCCGCTGCTCCCGGCCGGTCTGCCCGCCGTCGCCGCGGTGCTCGGGGTGCT
- a CDS encoding helix-turn-helix domain-containing protein, producing the protein MTNEPNKATAPAGGGAPIAAIAAALRQHRQRSGLSMGDLAARAGVAKSTLSQLESGSANPSVETLWSLATALGVPFSALVDPPAPAVRVLRAGEGPTLAAESAHFRATLLAASTPGVSFDVYRIAAEPGPPRNSEPHATGTVEHLVIATGRALAGILEDPVELGPGDYVAYPADLPHTFHPLEPGTTAVMVSQYR; encoded by the coding sequence ATGACCAACGAACCGAACAAGGCGACGGCACCCGCCGGCGGCGGTGCGCCGATCGCCGCCATCGCCGCCGCGCTGCGCCAGCACCGGCAGCGGTCGGGGCTGTCGATGGGAGACCTGGCCGCTCGCGCCGGCGTCGCCAAGTCGACGCTGTCCCAGCTGGAGTCCGGCTCGGCCAACCCCAGCGTCGAGACGCTGTGGTCGCTGGCCACCGCGCTGGGGGTGCCGTTCTCCGCCCTGGTCGACCCGCCCGCTCCGGCCGTGCGCGTGCTCCGCGCCGGCGAGGGGCCCACGCTGGCCGCCGAGAGCGCGCACTTCCGCGCCACGCTGCTGGCGGCGAGCACGCCCGGCGTGAGCTTCGACGTCTACCGCATCGCCGCTGAGCCGGGCCCTCCCCGCAACTCCGAGCCGCACGCCACCGGCACGGTCGAGCACCTCGTCATCGCCACCGGCCGCGCGCTCGCGGGGATCCTCGAGGACCCGGTCGAGCTCGGCCCTGGCGACTACGTCGCCTACCCCGCCGACCTGCCGCACACGTTCCACCCCCTGGAGCCCGGCACCACCGCGGTGATGGTCAGCCAGTACCGCTGA